Proteins found in one Aspergillus chevalieri M1 DNA, chromosome 2, nearly complete sequence genomic segment:
- a CDS encoding bZIP transcription factor (COG:S;~EggNog:ENOG410PRE1;~InterPro:IPR004827;~go_function: GO:0003700 - DNA-binding transcription factor activity [Evidence IEA];~go_process: GO:0006355 - regulation of transcription, DNA-templated [Evidence IEA]): MPTMHRSSNYYSSRRSSNHGTSSAFSPNANPNEDWTKISDLAERRRIQNRIAQRNYRKKLKRRLEDLEKRAASSSASPEQSHAEPALPKSGRSRTVRNRSKSSISSINNSIDNDHLSISNNGSNRGSSPLIPTVTRTLYGDASYSDDQRGGMFSLQCTRQLSASPPPVFSYSSYSHLNPYGSPAYGQSPPLYHSPSFQSSNTPSFHGLPSFSGDYVEYPSTGHIKRSYADDEIMSPFSQSYASMAGIDLGSNTLQLPSGSSNIPMSPPPPLAQSHVDDRSTSTSSTPAEMSLACPLTPESDPCSPRSFPLF, translated from the exons ATGCCCACCATGCATCGCTCTTCCAACTACTACTCGTCTCGTCGCTCATCGAACCACGGTACTAGCAGTGCCTTCAGTCCTAATGCCAACCCCAACGAGGACTGGACCAAGATCTCGGACCTGGCGGAGCGTCGTCGCATCCAGAATCGCATTGCCCAGCGAAACTACC GCAAGAAGTTAAAGCGCCGTCTCGAAGACTTGGAGAAGCGAGCCGCATCATCTTCAGCCTCCCCAGAACAGTCTCACGCTGAGCCAGCTCTGCCAAAGTCAGGCCGGTCTCGTACGGTCCGAAACCGTTCCAAGTCGAGCATCAGCAGTATTAACAACAGTATCGACAACGACCATCTAAGCATTAGCAATAACGGCAGCAACAGAGGCAGCAGTCCTCTCATTCCCACGGTGACGAGGACTCTGTATGGCGATGCCTCTTATTCAGACGATCAGCGTGGAGGCATGTTTTCGCTTCAGTGCACTCGCCAGCTCTCAGCTTCGCCCCCGCCAGTCTTCTCCTACAGCTCGTATTCGCACTTGAATCCGTATGGATCCCCAGCATACGGCCAGTCTCCACCCCTCTACCATTCCCCATCGTTTCAGAGCTCCAACACACCTTCTTTCCACGGCCTGCCGTCCTTTTCCGGGGACTACGTCGAGTATCCTTCCACGGGGCATATCAAGCGATCCTACGCGGACGACGAGATCATGAGTCCattcagccaaagctatgcGTCCATGGCAGGCATCGACTTGGGCTCCAACACCCTGCAGCTGCCAAGCGGATCCAGCAACATTCCG AtgtcaccaccaccgcctctGGCACAAAGCCACGTTGACGACCGTTCAACGTCAACATCTTCAACCCCTGCAGAGATGTCGCTTGCCTGCCCTCTGACCCCCGAATCCGACCCCTGCTCACCCCGCTCCTTTCCTTTGTTTTGA
- the BAT2 gene encoding branched-chain amino acid aminotransferase, cytosolic (COG:E;~EggNog:ENOG410PIW1;~InterPro:IPR036038,IPR018300,IPR001544,IPR043131, IPR043132,IPR033939,IPR005786;~PFAM:PF01063;~go_function: GO:0003824 - catalytic activity [Evidence IEA];~go_function: GO:0004084 - branched-chain-amino-acid transaminase activity [Evidence IEA];~go_process: GO:0009081 - branched-chain amino acid metabolic process [Evidence IEA]) — protein sequence MKSLHRLACRKASNGFPVSRALPLQTTAATRLWQRSYSAAASQLAALDASKLSVTKTSTPKEIISPKDLVFGKTFTDHMLSIEWNAGSGWDTPRIVPYQNLSLDPSACVLHYAFECFEGMKAYKDSNGKIRLFRPDKNMERLNKSSSRIALPTVDGGALTKLIGELVKLDSRFIPNSRGYSLYLRPTMIGTQNTLGVGPPGSALLFVIASPVGPYYATGFKAISLEATDYAVRAWPGGVGDKKLGANYAPCVVPQLNAASRGFQQNLWLFGEEEYVTEVGTMNLFMALKDKETGQKELVTAPLDGTILEGVTRDSVLGLARERLTPKGWKVSERKIKMSELAEASSEGRLLEVFGSGTAAIVSPVRSISYRGQLVDCGLNAEEEAGEIALNMKNWIEGIQYGDEAHPWSYVL from the exons ATGAAGTCCCTCCATCGGTTGGCCTGTCGCAAGGCTTCGAACGGTTTCCCCGTGTCTCGTGCTCTTCCCCTCCAGACTACTGCGGCTACTCGTCTATGGCAAAGATCGTACAGCGCTGCTGCTTCTCAGCTGGCTGCCCTTGATGCCTCGAAGCTCTCTGTGACCAAGACCAGCACCCCCAAGGAAATTATTTCTCCAAAGGATTTGGTATTCGGAAAGACCTTCACCG ATCATATGCTTTCCATTGAATGGAATGCTGGATCGGGTTGGGATACCCCCCGTATCGTTCCGTACCAGAACCTCAGCCTCGACCCATCGGCCTGCGTCCTCCACTATGCGTTCGAATGCTTCGAAGGAATGAAGGCCTACAAGGACAGCAATGGTAAGATTCGATTGTTCCGCCCGGACAAGAACATGGAACGTTTGAACAAGTCCTCGTCGCGGATTGCTTTGCCGACTGTTGACGGTGGAGCTCTCACCAAGTTGATTGGGGAACTTGTGAAATTGGACAGCCGGTTCATTCCCAA CTCCCGCGGATATTCGTTGTACCTCCGCCCCACGATGATCGGCACGCAGAACACTCTTGGTGTTGGTCCCCCAGGCTCTGCCCTTTTGTTTGTGATCGCTAGTCCCGTTGGGCCTTACTATGCCACCGGATTCAAGGCCATCTCTCTTGAGGCAACCGACTATGCGGTGCGCGCATGGcccggtggtgttggtgacAAGAAGTTGGGTGCCAACTATGCCCCATGTGTGGTGCCGCAACTGAACGCGGCCTCGCGCGGATTCCAGCAGAACCTGTGGCTTTTCGGTGAAGAAGAATACGTGACCGAAGTGGGAACCATGAATCTTTTCATGGCACTGAAAGACAAGGAGACGGGCCAGAAGGAGCTTGTGACGGCACCCCTGGATGGAACGATTCTCGAAGGAGTCACCCGCGACTCTGTTCTAGGTCTGGCGCGTGAGCGTTTGACTCCTAAGGGGTGGAAGGTGTCTGAGCGTAAGATCAAGATGTCCGAACTTGCAGAGGCATCATCCGAGGGACGGCTATTGGAAGTGTTTGGATCGGGAACGGCAGCCATTGTCAGCCCGGTGCGGTCTATCAGCTATCGCGGTCAACTGGTGGACTGTGGGTTGaatgcggaggaggaggctgGAGAGATTGCGCTCAACATGAAGAACTGGATCGAAGGAATCCAGTATGGCGATGAGGCGCATCCTTGGAG TTACGTCCTATAG
- a CDS encoding putative protein kinase Scy1 (BUSCO:EOG09261YGB;~COG:T;~EggNog:ENOG410PH91;~InterPro:IPR000719,IPR011009,IPR016024;~PFAM:PF07714,PF00069;~go_function: GO:0004672 - protein kinase activity [Evidence IEA];~go_function: GO:0005524 - ATP binding [Evidence IEA];~go_process: GO:0006468 - protein phosphorylation [Evidence IEA]), with translation MFSSFKSNISSNYQISPHPVVISGPWRVHDGKKKSTGTAASVFIFDKKFLEPRAGAFGKSSSSSTKKLQEEVIERLKREASSLARLRHPSVLQVLEPVEETRNGGLMFATEHVTASLGGLLRQKDEQERVGSRTSRYMVERPDGSRGRRELEIDELEIQKGLLQVAKGLEFLHESAGLVHGNLNPEAIFINAKSDWKISGLGFAGPPDSTETRSSLPPLALSEVLYHDPRLPASVQLNLDYTSPDFAMDSNVSSAADLFSLGLIIVAIYNSPHVSPIESHSNLSTYKKLLSSPSSTPSQTNNFLASGAIPRDLASNLLPKLITRRPAQRLNAREFQQSQYFDNILVSTIRFLESLPAKNPSEKSQFMRGLQRVLPDFPVSVLERKILGALLEELKDRDLLQLILQNVFAILQRIPSARRIFPERVIPRLKEIFPTGSGKGQERDSKRDAGLMVVLENMKVISENCSGMEFKNEILPLIRLGMDSPTHSLADVAIKCLPIVLPVLDFSTVKNEVFPPIATTFSRTSSLAIKVRCLDAFTVLCGGSADTESEPEDDLSGVAPTKQSKPIKSSILDKYTIQEKLVPSLKVIKTKEPAVMMAALNVFRQVGIVGDTDFLALEVLPILWSFSLGPLLDLRQFEQFMTQIKNISAKIEREQKKKLQELSSGDTSGFRNGTKSPSVVATLDQGDMNDNFERLVLGKGATPSDADIDAWDTMDSGPTPQTSAPAAPPSFSWSTSNAPGPVSRGSTPAQSNPNFRSVTPDYNISSFPSLEPAPRQVSPMAQGFPALRPSPSGSWSSSTSQRNVQGNTAGPSLAALASMKSASSTASTSISFGQSNYSAFSIPPPPASGSIPPQPSAFGGVSNAAKPPPLGANVMQNPLSNTNTFEPVNTEKQGLDKYESLI, from the exons ATGTTTTCGTCTTTCAAATCCAACATATCCTCCAATTACCAGATCTCTCCGCATCCGGTTGTGATCTCAGGTCCATGGAGAGTCCATGATGGAAAGAAAAAGTCAACAGGCACGGCAGCTTCCGTGTTTATCTTCGACAAGAAGTTTCTTGAACCCCGAGCTGGCGCATTTGGGAAATCGTCTAGTTCCTCCACCAAGAAGCTGCAGGAAGAAGTTATCGAGCGACTAAAGCGAGAAGCTAGCAGTCTTGCACGACTTAGGCATCCGTCTGTTCTCCAGGTGCTCGAGCCAGTAGAAGAGACACGCAATGGCGGTCTAATGTTTGCTACTGAACATGTCACGGCATCTCTTGGTGGATTATTACGACAGAAAGATGAGCAAGAAAGAGTGGGCTCACGCACCAGCCGTTATATGGTCGAGAGACCAGACGGCAGCCGGGGGCGGAGAGAGCTTGAAATTGACGAACTTGAAATTCAAAAGGGTCTTTTGCAAGTGGCTAAGGGACTAGAGTTTTTGCACGAGTCGGCGGGCTTGGTTCATGGAAATCTGAATCCCGAAGCAATCTTCATCAACGCGAAGTCTGACTGGAAGATCTCTGGCCTGGGATTTGCTGGCCCTCCTGATTCGACAGAGACTCGCTCATCCCTTCCACCATTGGCCCTATCTGAGGTCCTATATCAtgatcctcgtcttcctgcGTCGGTCCAGCTCAATCTGGATTATACCTCTCCCGACTTTGCCATGGATTCTAATGTTTCTTCTGCGGCGGATCTATTTTCTCTCGGGTTGATTATAGTTGCCATCTATAACTCTCCCCATGTTTCTCCAATCGAGTCGCATTCGAACTTATCTACTTATAAAAAACTTCTCAgctcaccatcatcaaccccCTCGCAGACAAACAACTTCTTGGCTTCCGGAGCAATTCCAAGAGATCTCGCTTCTAATCTCCTTCCCAAGTTGATCACCAGGCGGCCAGCTCAGCGTTTGAACGCCCGGGAGTTTCAACAGTCTCAATATTTTGACAACATCCTGGTTTCCACCATCCGCTTCTTGGAGTCGCTGCCAGCCAAGAACCCAAGTGAAAAGTCCCAATTCATGCGTGGACTACAAAGAGTACTGCCAGACTTTCCAGTCTCGGTTTTGGAGAGGAAGATTCTGGGTGCTTTACTGGAGGAACTGAAAGATCGCGACCTTCTACAGCTAATTCTTCAAAACGTGTTCGCGATCTTGCAGCGAATCCCAAGTGCGCGTCGCATATTCCCTGAAAGAGTGATCCCACGTTTGAAAGAAATCTTTCCCACAGGGTCTGGCAAAGGCCAGGAGCGTGATTCGAAACGAGATGCGGGCCTTATGGTTGTGCTTGAGAACATGAAGGTGATCTCCGAGAATTGCTCTGGCATGGAGTTTAAAAATG AAATACTGCCTTTGATCCGGCTTGGTATGGACTCGCCTACTCATTCTTTGGCAGACGTTGCCATCAAGTGTTTGCCCATCGTCCTTCCAGTTCTTGATTTTAGTACTGTCAAGAACGAGGTCTTCCCTCCGATTGCCACGACGTTCAGCCGGACAAGCAGTCTTGCCATCAAGGTTCGCTGCTTGGATGCATTCACTGTGCTTTGTGGGGGCTCTGCCGATACAGAATCAGAGCCCGAAGATGACCTTTCAGGTGTTGCTCCGACCAAGCAATCTAAGCCCATCAAGTCCTCCATTCTTGACAAATACACCATACAAGAAAAGCTTGTTCCGTCACTAAAAGTCATCAAAACCAAAGAGCCCGCTGTGATGATGGCTGCGTTGAACGTGTTTAGGCAGGTTGGCATCGTTGGTGACACGGATTTCCTTGCCTTGGAAGTCCTCCCCATTCTCTGGAGCTTTTCACTTGGACCACTGCTTGATCTTCGCCAGTTTGAGCAATTTATGACGCAGATAAAAAACATTTCGGCGAAGATTGAGCgtgagcagaagaagaaattgcAAGAGTTGTCTTCAGGAGACACCAGCGGTTTCAGAAACGGCACCAAGAGTCCTTCTGTAGTAGCCACTCTTGATCAAGGCGACATGAATGACAACTTTGAGCGCCTCGTCCTTGGAAAAGGCGCTACGCCATCAGATGCAGACATCGATGCCTGGGACACCATGGACTCCGGGCCAACGCCTCAGACTTCGGCCCCGGCCGCACCGCCCTCCTTTTCTTGGTCGACATCAAATGCGCCTGGGCCGGTTAGCAGGGGAAGCACTCCTGCACAGTCCAACCCAAATTTCCGTTCTGTTACTCCTGACTACAATATAAGTTCATTCCCATCCCTCGAACCTGCCCCGCGACAAGTGTCTCCCATGGCACAGGGTTTCCCAGCTTTGCGGCCATCGCCATCAGGCTCGTGGAGCTCTTCAACGAGCCAACGCAATGTGCAGGGGAACACAGCTGGCCCATCACTGGCAGCTCTCGCCAGCATGAAGTCGGCATCTTCTACTGCTAGCACATCTATCTCATTTGGTCAAAGCAATTATTCCGCATTCTCTATCCCTCCGCCTCCTGCATCGGGCTCCATTCCACCACAGCCATCCGCATTTGGTGGAGTCTCCAATGCCGCAAAGCCTCCGCCATTGGGTGCCAACGTGATGCAGAATCCTCTGTCGAATACCAATACCTTCGAGCCAGTCAACACGGAGAAACAAGGTCTAGACAAGTATGAGAGCTTAATATGA
- a CDS encoding dipeptidyl-peptidase III (COG:S;~EggNog:ENOG410PG5W;~InterPro:IPR005317,IPR039461;~MEROPS:MER0004247;~PFAM:PF03571;~go_component: GO:0005737 - cytoplasm [Evidence IEA];~go_function: GO:0008239 - dipeptidyl-peptidase activity [Evidence IEA];~go_function: GO:0070006 - metalloaminopeptidase activity [Evidence IEA];~go_process: GO:0006508 - proteolysis [Evidence IEA]): MRLSRGLATRCWPSEHRFLHRPSVSILPLNRHHSPHSYHRPLPALFPVLPSRSNISTQTSLRTLVTMMDENIKQHYLADSPPTVVRLEVKQHFDKLQDPKLRKYAHYISRAAFEGTRVTLRQVSPESEPIYDLIISLYRACNGDWTSLAQKTNVSTEDLRFFLEYAVQFLGNCGNYKGFGDSKFIPRLPPSSLKALASATPETKAAFEKASKTGGGIYETKEQSLMHLGYPGAGHMTTYYPESPNISQDEITAIGDLMEQKGLPLENTRLKKTASGDFELLIASGVSSPPPRDRDLGEVETFDLDGKLKGKKVNLVFGDHKEEMAKIAHSIKQASLHAANDTQKKMLDAYALSFGAGSIEAFKESQRIWVKDQKPALETNIGFVETYRDPHGVRGEWEGFVALVNLERTRAFGKLVDNAESMIPKLPWGVDFEKDKFLSPDFTSLEVLSFQSSGIPAGINLPNYDDIRQNLGFKNVSLGNVLSAKAPNEPVPFIAEKDLDVYRRCRDPAFEVQVGIHELLGHGTGKLLQETAPGEYNFDISNPPVSPVDGKPISTWYKPGQTWSSVFGAIASSYEECRAECVAMALGCDFGILKIFGFGDGKEDLSNEAGDVLFAAYLQMARAGLVALEFWDPKTEKWGQAHMQARYSIMRTFLDAGDDFVKLVYNKEDLSDLEIHLDRSKILTHGRPAVEKYLQKLHVYKSTADVQAGKKLYDDITSVNEWWGTKVRDVVLKNKVPRKVFVQGNTVLNGDEVTLKEYEPTLEGMIQSYVERDI, from the exons ATGCGCCTTTCTCGAGGCCTGGCGACGCGCTGTTGGCCGTCGGAACATCGTTTCCTCCACCGCCCCTCCGTATCCATCCTGCCCCTCAATCGTCATCACTCGCCGCATTCATATCACCGTCCTCTTCCGGCTTTGTTCCCTGTTCTCCCCTCACGCTCCAATATCTCAACACAAACTTCACTCCGCACCTTAGTAACCATGATGGATGAGAACATCAAGCAGCATTACCTGGCGGACTCGCCGCCTACGGTGGTCAGGTTGGAGGTCAAGCAGCACTTTGACAAGCTGCAGGATCCCAAGTTGCGGAAATACGCACATTACATTAGCAG AGCTGCCTTCGAAGGAACTCGAGTTACCCTCCGTCAAGTCTCTCCCGAATCCGAACCGATCTAcgacctcatcatctccctctACCGTGCCTGCAATGGGGACTGGACCAGCCTTGCCCAGAAGACAAATGTCAGCACGGAAGACCTTCGCTTCTTTTTGGAATATGCCGTTCAATTCCTTGGTAACTGCGGTAACTACAAGGGTTTCGGTGATTCCAAGTTCATTCCTCGACTGCCACCTTCTTCCTTGAAGGCTCTGGCCTCGGCTACCCCGGAAACAAAGGCAGCATTCGAGAAGGCTAGCAAGACTGGAGGTGGGATCTATGAGACCAAGGAACAATCTCTTATGCACCTTGGTTACCCTGGTGCCGGCCACATGACCACCTACTACCCCGAGTCGCCCAACATTAGTCAGGATGAAATCACAGCAATTGGCGATCTTATGGAACAGAAGGGACTGCCATTGGAGAACACAAGACTCAAGAAGACCGCTTCCGGGGATTTCGAGCTCTTAATTGCGTCTGGCgtctcgtcgcctccgccgcGGGATCGGGATCTGGGAGAGGTCGAGACGTTTGATCTTGATGGAAAGctgaaggggaagaaggtcAACCTTGTCTTTGGAGATCATAAGGAGGAAATGGCCAAGATCGCCCACTCCATCAAGCAGGCGAGCTTGCATGCTGCGAACGATACCCAGAAGAAGATGCTCGATGCTTACGCTTTGTcgttcggtgctggttccatcgAGGCATTCAAGGAATCTCAACGGATATGGGTGAAGGACCAAAAGCCAGCGCTGGAAACGAACATTGGCTTTGTCGAGACCTACAGAGATCCCCACGGTGTCAGAGGGGAATGGGAGGGATTCGTCGCCCTG GTCAACCTGGAACGTACTCGAGCTTTTGGAAAGCTCGTAGATAACGCTGAATCCATGATTCCCAAGCTTCCTTGGGGCGTGGATTTCGAGAAGGATAAGTTCCTTAGCCCTGACTTCACATCTCTTGAGGTTTTGAGCTTCCAGTCATCCGGAATCCCAGCCGGTATTAACTTGCCTAACTACGACGACATTCGTCAGAACCTGGGATTCAAAAATGTTTCCCTTGGTAACGTTCTGAGTGCCAAGGCTCCGAATGAGCCCGTTCCGTTCATTGCCGAAAAGGATCTGGACGTGTACCGCAGATGCCGGGACCCAGCCTTCGAGGTGCAGGTGGGTATCCACGAGCTTCTCGGGCACGGAACCGGAAAGCTGTTGCAGGAGACCGCTCCCGGCGAGTATAACTTCGACATCTCGAACCCGCCTGTGAGCCCTGTTGACGGCAAGCCCATCTCAACTTGGTATAAGCCGGGTCAGACATGGAGCTCTGTGTTCGGCGCCATTGCTTCCTCTTACGAGGAATGCCGCGCGGAGTGCGTTGCTATGGCGCTGGGCTGCGACTTTGGCATCCTCAAAATCTTTGGTTTTGGCGACGGTAAGGAGGATCTCTCCAACGAGGCTGGCGATGTGTTGTTCGCGGCCTATCTGCAGATGGCACGTGCTGGTCTAGTTGCTCTGGAGTTCTGGGATCCCAAGACCGAGAAGTGGGGCCAGGCTCACATGCAGGCTCGCTACAGTATTATGCGGACCTTCCTTGACGCAGGAGATGATTTCGTGAAGCTCGTGTACAACAAGGAAGATCTGTCCGATCTCGAAATCCACTTGGACCGGTCCAAGATCCTAACCCATGGCCGTCCCGCCGTGGAGAAGTACCTGCAGAAACTGCATGTCTACAAGAGTACAGCCGACGTCCAAGCGGGTAAGAAACTGTACGACGACATCACTTCCGTGAATGAGTGGTGGGGAACCAAGGTTCGCGACGTTGTTCTTAAGAACAAGGTGCCCCGCAAGGTCTTCGTCCAGGGTAACACGGTCTTGAATGGCGATGAAGTTACTCTGAAGGAGTATGAGCCTACGCTCGAGGGCATGATCCAGAGCTACGTGGAGCGCGACATTTAG
- a CDS encoding putative general stress response protein Whi2 (COG:S;~EggNog:ENOG410PNDS;~InterPro:IPR011333), translating to MAAAGGASSIITQVQQAGGPPINTLGDIGGNENITLELRGTRFTLSRDELLTLPEFVLLSLFPNGLLPDGHMGTFHEGDIYPVDYDPASLQYMLDFFRSVAQSIPSSSPSESTSPDVDVPSDSMLGSARDALQDRAGIIVLREDLDFYVIPPRADIDHTEMIEVKRAAAQTLLKQDGIFSGLKKSDEVGSTEQHLIEMLTAGGFNRDDHWGHRAPEPHKAVICSLALAKLRTDIRGDLSNNSTIGMAQKLLLFWRKPARRCWWEGIELDEVEGVEGKVKVWIRRVWTLEMSVIGLR from the exons ATGGCTGCGGCCGGAGGCGCGTCGAGTATTATTACTCAAGTCCAGCAGGCTGGAGGACCGCCAATTAATACTCTCGGAG ATATCGGTGGAAATGAGAATATCACGCTTGAGCTCAG GGGAACGAGATTCACCCTCTCTCGCGATGAGCTGTTGACTTTGCCGGAATTTGTTCTTTTGTCGCTCTTTCCAAACGGTCTTCTTCCCGATGGACATATGGGCACGTTCCACGAAGGCGACATTTACCCAGTCGAC tATGACCCGGCTTCCCTACAATACATGTTGGACTTCTTCCGTTCTGTCGCCCAATCGATTCCGTCCTCCTCACCTTCCGAATCTACATCGCCAGATGTGGATGTGCCGTCCGATTCCATGCTAGGATCTGCCAGGGATGCGCTTCAGGACCGTGCTGGAATCATTGTGCTGCGCGAAGACCTCGATTTCTACGTGATTCCTCCACGGGCCGACATCGATCACACGGAAATGATCGAAGTTAAGCGAGCTGCTGCACAGACTCTCCTCAAACAAGACGGAATCTTCTCCGGCCTGAAGAAGAGTGATGAGGTTGGTTCCACGGAACAACACTTGATTGAGATGTTGACCGCAGG CGGATTCAACCGTGACGACCATTGGGGCCACCGTGCACCAGAACCTCACAAGGCCGTCATTTGCAGTCTTGCATTGGCCAAGCTCCGGACCGACATCAGAGGCGATctgtccaacaacagtacTATTGGGATGGCGCAGAAGTTGCTTCTCTTCTGGAGAAAACCAGCCCGTAGATGCTGGTGGGAGGGCATCGAGCTCGACGAGGTGGAAGGTGTTGAGGGGAAAGTCAAGGTTTGGATCCGTAGAGTGTGGACTCTTGAAATG AGTGTGATAGGACTGCGGTAG
- the SFH1 gene encoding putative RSC complex subunit Sfh1 (COG:B,K;~EggNog:ENOG410PISS;~InterPro:IPR006939;~PFAM:PF04855;~go_component: GO:0000228 - nuclear chromosome [Evidence IEA];~go_process: GO:0006338 - chromatin remodeling [Evidence IEA]) — MSPLRGYITSYPPRVRHYGNALLTPVIPQSQVGPTPRTTKRGTTAINYAEDGFDDDFEEEEGRRPTGLRSLRREESMTEKLPISDKLGKEVHAPVEVQGVFRDWMIKRMLRPACADQLQIQAQLPLTLIPIRIDLEVPSHQPLEPFPLPRGIVDPAINPTLPGYRRPDPLPAFRIKDTFLWNLHEALATPEEFAVGFVRDLDLPSPQAMTLAISNQIRQQLEEYAGVALHPLFQSTQIQPPAPQIGQSRDVSTTPAPTNLPATPEVTVTKEPLVNDSILNPDDAYRCMINLNINLQNKLYTDKFEWSLLHPPGMAEDFAKVTCADLGLNGEWVGAIAHGIYEAVLKLKKEVCESGGLISGYGNEIDNQAANGAEAGWRYDPEGLGDEWEPKVETLSKEEIERREGDRERQIRRLRRETARFSSTAGITPDALRQGSGYFDVDGETPLGRGERNKRKKRFRSLSPSGRGGTPGGRGTPDTGSGAGYGGGGGTLSDWERQNWRCSNCMVWGTAVWAVRDGPAGSRTLCHNCGLLYERDKVVPEWSKDLHRHDIPVGR; from the exons ATGTCCCCTCTCAGAGGCTACATCACGTCGTACCCTCCACGGGTGCGGCATTATGGAAACGCGCTTCTCACGCCTGTCATACCGCAGAGCCAAGTCGGGCCGACGCCGCGCACGACAAAGCGAGGGACAACCGCGATCAACTACGCGGAGGACGGGTTTGACGATGActttgaagaggaagagggacgGCGACCTACGGGGCTGAGGAGTCTGAGGCGTGAGGAGTCGATGACAGAGAAGCTGCCGATTTCGGATAAGTTGGGGAAAGAGGTTCATGCTCCTGTTGAGGTTCAAGGTGTCTTTCGCGATTGGATGATCAAGCGGATGTTGCGACCTGC CTGTGCAGATCAGCTACAAATCCAGGCGCAATTACCTCTCACGCTCATTCCGATTCGAATTGACCTCGAAGTCCCCTCGCATCAGCCCTTGGAACCGTTTCCTTTACCACGAGGCATCGTGGATCCTGCGATCAACCCGACACTGCCCGGTTATAGACGACCAGACCCATTGCCCGCGTTTCGGATCAAAGATACTTTCCTTTGGAACCTCCATGAAGCCCTCGCGACGCCTGAAGAATTTGCAGTCGGCTTTGTCCGCGATCTCGACCTACCCAGTCCGCAAGCGATGACGCTCGCTATCAGCAATCAGATACGACAACAGTTAGAGGAGTATGCCGGTGTTGCACTACATCCTTTATTCCAGAGTACACAGATTCAGCCTCCTGCTCCGCAAATCGGCCAATCGCGCGATGTATCTACGACGCCGGCGCCAACAAATCTTCCAGCGACGCCAGAGGTCACAGTAACCAAGGAGCCGTTGGTCAATGACAGTATCTTGAACCCAGACGATGCGTACCGTTGCATGATCAACCTGAATATCAACTTGCAGAACAAGCTATATACGGACAAATTCGAATGGTCCCTCCTCCACCCTCCCGGAATGGCAGAGGACTTCGCCAAAGTTACCTGCGCTGATCTGGGCCTGAACGGCGAATGGGTCGGCGCAATCGCACACGGCATCTACGAAGCCGTGCTCAAGTTAAAGAAAGAAGTCTGCGAAAGCGGTGGTCTCATCAGCGGCTACGGTAACGAAATCGATAACCAAGCCGCCAACGGCGCAGAGGCTGGTTGGCGATATGACCCCGAAGGCCTCGGCGATGAGTGGGAACCCAAGGTCGAAACATTGTCCAAGGAGGAAATTGAACGGAGAGAAGGAGATCGCGAACGACAAATTCGACGTCTCCGACGAGAGACAGCTCGGTTCTCCTCCACCGCAGGTATCACGCCTGATGCCTTGCGGCAAGGCAGTGGCTATTTCGATGTGGATGGCGAGACACCTCTAGGTCGGGGTGAGCGGAATAAACGCAAGAAACGGTTCCGCAGTCTCAGTCCCTCTGGAAGAGGAGGTACGCCTGGTGGGCGAGGCACCCCCGATACGGGCTCGGGAGCTGGTTatggtggaggtggtggaACATTATCCGACTG GGAACGACAAAATTGGcgatgcagcaactgcaTGGTATGGGGCACTGCTGTTTGGGCCGTACGAGATGGTCCCGCAGGCTCAAGG ACCCTTTGCCACAATTGTGGTCTTTTGTACGAACGCGACAAGGTCGTTCCTGAATGGTCGAAAGACCTCCATCGCCACGACATCCCAGTTGGTCGGTAG